GAATGGCACCTGCCTACAGAAAGAGTATGACTAAATATGAACATCTATATTCAGTACAACTGAACAAGACAACTACCAAAACACTAAGTGCGTTATTAAAACCCAACATGTAGAGGAACTGTGTGAAGTCACTCTGCTGCTGCCGCCACTACCACCGCTTTCTTGCCTCGTTTCCCTGTGGTTTTAGGAAGGGCAGTCTCACCGTTGCCGCCCGCTGCAGGCTTCTGGGAAGCTTTAGCCTTTACTTTTTTTGTCTTGGCTGCCCCCTCGCTCGCCCCCTCGCCCTTGGCCGCCCTGGTGGTCTTTGCTTTGGGTTTGGACTGGTCCTCGGCCACCCCCTCGGCAGGCTTCTTGGCCTTAGGCTTCTTAGCAGGAGGTACCTTAGAAGCAGACGCTACTTTGGCAGCCTTCTTAGGTTTTGCGTCCTGAAGTGAAAGGACGCAAGACTATTATGAGTCATCTGAAATTGTAACAATGCCCAGAACAATGAACAATACCCCACTCACACCCCAAAAAAACCCAACTTTAAACCCATGCCAACcgtaaaaaaacaactgaaactACATTCACCTCTGAAGTCTTCTGCTTTTTAGTCACAGGCTTTTTTTTCTCAGCATCTAGAGGGTGAGAAACATGGGCACGCATGACACCAGAAAGGAGAAGACACCCATGGAATTATGTGCATTGTTCATGTCCTTCATTGCCCTGGATGGAGCTCAGGAACTAATTACACGGTCCAGTTTGGCAGACCGTAGACAGTCAAGTTACTGAGCACAATCATTTCCAGTGGTACTTCACCTGTCTCCTTGGCCTTGGGTCCAGCCTTGGCAGTCTGTGGAGCCTTCTCTAGATTGGGATCCGTGTTCTCAGTGGTCTTTAGCTTGGGCGCCTTCACCTTAGCCCTGACTGCTAGCTGTTAAGAGGGAGGGAACACAGCTACATTAAACAGCAAACCTTATATGACAGGTGTACTCAATGCTTACGCTCCAGgggccagagcctgctggttctgTTTTACCTCATTAATgacacccacctggtgtcccaggtctgaataGGTCACTGATTAGAgagttgcaatgaaaaacaattgagtggaactggcttcaacGCCCAGTGTTAAATTCCCCTGTTGTATGAAGAACTCTGCTGAAAACCCAGTGGGCTGAACCTACAGGACTGTTTGGCAGTGGGATGAACCACACCTGTGAGTTTAAATAAGGAAGCTTTGACAGAGGGTTCTACACACAAACCAAAGCACTCTGGCCTAAAAATGGTTGTACTTCAGAACAGGTTGTCCTAAGGGGATAATAAAACAACGTACCACATTTAAAACCCATTCACCTTGGAAGACATTTTGTTAGAGATCAACCTGGGCCTCACATACCAACTTCCACGAAGGTATAGGACGACTTACCCGGAACCTCCCCTGGGCGCCGGTGGCTGTTGAGTTTGTTGGCCTAACCAAAACCCCTCCCTCGATTCCTTTGCTCAGAGCCTTGCGTATCATGTATTTCAACCTTATAGGGTCCACAGATGGATATTTCTCAGTTATGTAGCCACGAATGGCCTGCAAGGAGACACCCTTCCTTGAGTCCAACTCCGTAATCGCTTCTTTCACCATGACCATTGTTGGTGGATGAAGAGCAGGTTTCCGTGCCACAGGTGGTGCCTTGCTGGAATCTAACAAGAATAAAAATCAGTAGCCATAACTATAATGAGACAATTTGCATTACATTACAATTCTCAAATTGGCCTAAACCACAAGTTTTCACTAACCTGATTTGGCTTTTGCCAACACTTTTTCATCTTTCTTGGGTGCATCAGAAGACTCTGGAATTACTTCAGAGGTTGCAGCTTTTTTAGGTGGCATTTCAGAAAGCTGACACTCCAGTAAGGCTCTTTAAAACCACTAACTTAAAAACAGAATGACTATTTTCTAGTGTCAAAAAGGGATTGATTCCAGTTTTATGCTGTTCAAACTACTCAGTGGCAAACGACATGGTTAATCAGATCAGGTGCTGACAATGAAGTACCTTGCAGGACACATCCCATTTCTGTGAAGTCAATTCCTTGCTTCCATTCTTTCCTTGCATCTTTTCCTGTCTTCTCTTCTGTCATTGATTGGCTTGCACTGTTCTGAAATAAACATGACTCGCCAAACACAAGTACCTAAAAAGTTCTTACACACTTTAGAAATCATCAAACCCAACCACAAACATCAGCTGTTGCAACATGGCTACAGACAAGAAACCTGACTAATAAGGTATTCTGATTGTTCAGATACACATTGCACAATTATAGTCCACGCTTGCCTTCTTACAGTCTCTGTGGGTTTCCTGTGAACAAATCTATATCTTGAGCATGTCGTTCTATAAGGCTCAGAGGCAGTTTTTATCTACAAACAGCTAAGACCTGATCTTATACACGGAACAATCAGATGTTCACATAgttaatatttatgtatttactaTGATTGATTCCTGTTGTTCTGCCTTCATTATCATTATCACTATTGTTCCTGTTGTTTAATATTTTCCTTCTTATCTCTTTTTAAAGCAAAGTTGGGTCAGTTTTCATTTTTGAATGTAATTTGCCTTTGTATTCCACCCAAGCCAAAAAGCAGAATACTaaaagtgtattattttggaaccaaTGAAGGAGTACTTTAGTACACTAAAAAGTAAAAGTACTACTTAAATACACTTAAATACACTGTAAATATTGACTCacttattttattgtatttataaatCATGATTGGAAATGGCATGTTAGTACACTTTCACTACACTCCTGACGTATTTCAAAGATACAATATCATTCAAATGCATAAGTATATCTGAAGagtactaaaatgttatttaaaattgGGTAATGTAAGCATAGTAAAGTGTGAAATTAGTGGTCCATATCAACACAATTCAAACAGTACTATTTTAATAGTATTTAGTTTACTAAGTGTTTCTTAATTATTACACTTTAAGTATGCTTCTTTTTGTCTTGGGTAGACACATGACCTTTAAAACGTAACTACTTCTCTATTCAAACTTGTCTTTCACCAATGACATCCTGTGAAGTCACATTGACGGGTTCAGGCTCCCACGAAAAATGACATTCATAACAGATATGGCAGCTGGACTTCTCTTGTTGGTTATCCTCCTTTTCTGTGAGTTATTCATCCAGTCCaaattgcattatgtttttgtttcaggataTTCCTTTTATTTGTTCCACTTTTACTACTTGACTTGTGAATCTCTTGGCTGTAAAATGTGTCTTATTCCATTTGTCAtcttgtcaatgtttttttacaatgttttataattttgtatTGATTCCAGAGAAGAATGACCACTGCTTGATAACAGAGCCTTGAATTAATTACAGGCAATTAAAATTTTAGTCATTTCCCAGACTTCCCCTATCTAGAGTGTTATATTAAGTACTCTAGAAGCTGTCAGCAACGTCAGTGCTAAGTTAGCATTATTGTGAAATGATTTCCATTGTGCTGTACATTTTCTCACTTTTCATAATTGCAAGACTGGGGAATTTTCTTCCAATTTCTTCCAAAGATTTCTTCCAATTCATCAAAGCCCAGGACCAGTGTTATGATTCAGAATTTGAATTACAATCATTTTGAGTAATAGCCGTTTTGTTAACTTTAATTTTACTAAATAATACTAGCATAAATCAAAGTTATCTTTACACGCTGTAAATCATTACCTTGTGAGCATTCTGTATAGACTGTATTTGTGAATATGCTCTATACGATTACTTAAactttgtaaatgactattgacAAACTCAACCCTCTAACAGTCCTCCCTCAGCCCAGTCTGACAGGGATTCCTACACTCATCAGAGAGAGACACTCAGTTCAGATGACGGTTGACActcctccacctgtctctgtgtctc
This sequence is a window from Esox lucius isolate fEsoLuc1 chromosome 17, fEsoLuc1.pri, whole genome shotgun sequence. Protein-coding genes within it:
- the LOC105016863 gene encoding protein B4, whose translation is MPPKKAATSEVIPESSDAPKKDEKVLAKAKSDSSKAPPVARKPALHPPTMVMVKEAITELDSRKGVSLQAIRGYITEKYPSVDPIRLKYMIRKALSKGIEGGVLVRPTNSTATGAQGRFRLAVRAKVKAPKLKTTENTDPNLEKAPQTAKAGPKAKETDAEKKKPVTKKQKTSEDAKPKKAAKVASASKVPPAKKPKAKKPAEGVAEDQSKPKAKTTRAAKGEGASEGAAKTKKVKAKASQKPAAGGNGETALPKTTGKRGKKAVVVAAAAE